GGCAGGTGCGTAATGTGCATTTCCCCGAAGAGCGTCATCAGTTTACCCCTACCAAACGGAAGGCGGTCTATGATTTCTTTATCGAGATTTTCGACCTTGATGCCGCACGTTGCGACGAGAGTCGGGTCACCATCGAAACACCCGAACAGTTGCAGATGTTCGGCGCGGCCGACCGCTTCCCCGAGGGTGCTATTCTTTCCTGGTCGGAATTGATGTCGGCACTCTCCCGGTAACGGAGTTTTTAGACATACGACTGAAAGGCACCACCCGGCAGGGGTGGTGCCTTTTCGTTTTGAAATATATGGGAACTGTCAACGGATAAAGCGCGGACGGAGAAAAAGATGCCGGTAGAATTTGTACCAGATGATGCGCCACCGCATGTGTGCATATCTCTTGTGCCACATCTCCGAGACTTCACCTCGCCGCACCGGGTCGTCGATGCGCCGGAGGGCCCGGAGGGCATGGCGGGCAATGCGCCCTTCGACGGCCCATCGGGTGCGACGGGGCAGGTCGATGCGCGACAGCAGTATGTCATAGAGTCGCAGCAGTTCCACGAGGGCAGTGCCGTCGCGGTGGGCTGTGGGGGTGACCTTTACGTTGTGTTGCCTGAAATTGTTCAGCATCTTGTTGATGTGTGCCACTTTGCCCTGGCGGGCAATCTCTACCCAGAACAGCCAGTCGCCGTTGAGACGGAATCCGGTGTAACTCCTATCGACAGGAATCGCCGATTTGCGGAAAACGACCATGCTGGCGTTGTATATCGTGTTGCATCGCAACATGTTGGCAATAATGAATGCGTTTCCCTCCCACATGTCACACACTTCGCCTCGGGAATAGGCTTTTTTCATGCGTTTCTTCATCGGGTGGCTCTCGGCATCGACGAGGCGGCTTTCGGTATAGGCCAGTGTGTAGGAGGGTTCCCGGTCGAGTTGCTCCACACAAGAGGCGAGAAAGTCGGGTTCGGCAAAGTCGTCGCTCTCGGCAATCCATATATATTCGCCTTGCGACAGGTCAAACCCTCTCTGCCATTGCACGAAGGTCGAACCGCTGTTCTGCTCGTTATACACGATGTGGGTGATTTTCTCGTTGCCGCGGTAGCGCTCTATGACCTCCCGGGAGTTGTCGGGCGAACAGTCGTCGAGAATGATGATTTCAAAATCGCGCCAGGTTTGTGCCAATACCGAGTCGATGCGTTCCTGCAAATAAGGGGCATGACGGTAGTTGGGTATGATGACCGAGACTTTTGCCATATATCGGAATTTCGGGTAAAGGTAATGTATGTTTTTTGAACCGGCGAGCCCGCCTTGGAAAAGGGAGCGTCGTCCCCTCGCCGGGGAATCCCTCTTATCGTATCACTTTGCTTTTGCCGCTCATCGTGTCGATGTCGATGCGGATAATCTCGGTGCGGTGGAATGACTTCTCGGCATATTTCAATCCCACTTCTTTGTCATTGGGGGAGTATTTGTCGAGAATCATTTCGAGTGCCCGGCGGCGTTCGGTCTCGGGAAGTCCCGTCGATGCCTTTCCTCTCAGTACGATGCTTTCGTAGGCGGTGGTGAATTTTTGCGAGTAGACGTGTGTCTTGCCCACGACACAGAACGATACCTCTGGGTGGGTGGCGATGCAGCGCAGTTTCCGGCCTTCGGGGGCGCAGTGTATGTAGAGGCTTTCGGTGCCGTCCCACACAAAATTTACCGGTATGCCGTAGGCGCGGCCTTCGGGGTCGAGGAGTGAGAGAAAGCCGTATTCGCCT
The nucleotide sequence above comes from Candidatus Caccoplasma merdavium. Encoded proteins:
- a CDS encoding glycosyltransferase, translated to MAKVSVIIPNYRHAPYLQERIDSVLAQTWRDFEIIILDDCSPDNSREVIERYRGNEKITHIVYNEQNSGSTFVQWQRGFDLSQGEYIWIAESDDFAEPDFLASCVEQLDREPSYTLAYTESRLVDAESHPMKKRMKKAYSRGEVCDMWEGNAFIIANMLRCNTIYNASMVVFRKSAIPVDRSYTGFRLNGDWLFWVEIARQGKVAHINKMLNNFRQHNVKVTPTAHRDGTALVELLRLYDILLSRIDLPRRTRWAVEGRIARHALRALRRIDDPVRRGEVSEMWHKRYAHMRWRIIWYKFYRHLFLRPRFIR
- a CDS encoding pyridoxamine 5'-phosphate oxidase family protein, producing MQYDNHDVRRQDRLLPEETARQLLREGEYGFLSLLDPEGRAYGIPVNFVWDGTESLYIHCAPEGRKLRCIATHPEVSFCVVGKTHVYSQKFTTAYESIVLRGKASTGLPETERRRALEMILDKYSPNDKEVGLKYAEKSFHRTEIIRIDIDTMSGKSKVIR